The following coding sequences lie in one Musa acuminata AAA Group cultivar baxijiao chromosome BXJ1-8, Cavendish_Baxijiao_AAA, whole genome shotgun sequence genomic window:
- the LOC103973479 gene encoding oil body-associated protein 1A-like yields MASTHVDVPGKPTETGTALLETAAAAIQGFDPLNKIHQHLCAFHFYGDDMTRQVEAHHFCSHQNEEMRQCLIYDGEGPRAKLIGVEYIVSEKLFLALPDDEKPLWHSHEYEVKSGMLFMPQVPGAVQRPDMEQVCKTYGKTYHFWQVDRGDEFPLGLPQLMMAFTRDGQLRQELAKDIERRYEISFEEEREKRRYMAGPDHGIHPLANGPGKGRRLELREVDVPPVGSVPRAFI; encoded by the exons ATGGCGTCCACCCATGTCGACGTTCCCGGTAAGCCCACCGAGACTGGCACCGCCCTCCTGGAGACGGCCGCCGCTGCCATCCAAGGCTTCGATCCCCTCAACAAGATCCACCAACACCTCTGCGC TTTCCACTTCTACGGGGACGACATGACGCGGCAGGTGGAAGCACACCACTTCTGCTCGCACCAGAACGAGGAGATGCGGCAGTGCCTGATCTACGACGGCGAGGGGCCGCGTGCGAAGTTGATCGGCGTGGAGTACATTGTGTCGGAGAAGCTGTTCCTGGCGCTGCCCGACGACGAGAAGCCGCTGTGGCACTCCCACGAGTACGAGGTGAAGAGCGGGATGCTGTTCATGCCGCAGGTGCCCGGCGCCGTCCAGCGACCGGACATGGAGCAGGTCTGCAAGACATACGGCAAGACTTACCATTTCTGGCAGGTGGACCGCGGCGATGAGTTCCCGCTCGGCCTTCCCCAGCTCATGATGGCGTTCACCCGAGACGGGCAGCTGCGACAGGAATTAGCCAAAG ATATCGAACGCCGGTACGAGATCTcttttgaggaggagagggagaagaggaggtaCATGGCAGGTCCAGATCATGGAATTCACCCACTGGCTAATGGACCAGGGAAAGGGCGGAGATTGGAGCTGAGAGAGGTCGATGTTCCTCCGGTTGGCTCTGTGCCAAGAGCCTTCATTTGA